Proteins encoded together in one Carya illinoinensis cultivar Pawnee chromosome 3, C.illinoinensisPawnee_v1, whole genome shotgun sequence window:
- the LOC122305344 gene encoding protein LIGHT-DEPENDENT SHORT HYPOCOTYLS 3-like, whose product MDSLPELMESSNSENTSITDSITINNSLTAASSSSTASAPSSRYENQKRRDWNTFGQYLKNHRPPLSLSRCSGAHVLEFLRYLDQFGKTKVHTPICPFYGHPNPPAPCPCPLRQAWGSLDALIGRLRAAFEENGGKPEANPFGARAVRLYLREVRDLQSKARGISYEKKKRKRPRQQLPPPLALPPPGASQ is encoded by the exons ATGGACTCACTCCCAGAATTAATGGAGAGTTCCAACTCCGAGAACACCAGCATCACTGATTCTATTACCATCAATAACAGCTTAACTGCCGCTAGCTCTTCTTCAACAGCTTCTGCTCCTAGCAGCCGCTACGAAAACCAGAAGCGCCGGGACTGGAACACCTTCGGCCAATACCTGAAGAACCACCGTCCTCCTCTTTCCCTCTCAAGATGCAGCGGTGCCCACGTTCTTGAATTCCTCCG GTACCTTGACCAATTTGGGAAGACAAAGGTGCACACTCCAATCTGCCCATTTTATGGCCACCCTAACCCTCCAGCCCCTTGCCCATGCCCGCTGCGCCAGGCCTGGGGCAGCCTCGATGCGCTCATTGGACGCCTCCGAGCTGCCTTTGAAGAGAACGGAGGGAAGCCTGAAGCTAACCCATTTGGGGCTCGAGCAGTTAGACTCTATCTTCGTGAGGTACGTGATTTGCAGTCAAAAGCAAGAGGGATCAGCTATGAGAAAAAGAAGCGGAAGCGCCCCCGCCAACAGTTGCCACCACCGCTGGCGCTGCCTCCCCCAGGTGCAAGTCAATAA